From the Vanessa cardui chromosome 18, ilVanCard2.1, whole genome shotgun sequence genome, one window contains:
- the LOC124537198 gene encoding pentatricopeptide repeat-containing protein 2, mitochondrial-like, with the protein MSLFYNSLSRIAPSHGIRLMFPLRGFHTTQAHQLYALSSLGIDGYLQTRKKIREQFSNFSDKFRIKMQEFVLDSKNMIFTEDLKNMVHIAEPTDLDLVVNMVKKFNTQKTEFRFGSFVFGPIVMRMFHFLDAPNEAVKCFEDPDNDGFFDQLVSYQILLDLLYNHQMYDKMYDVFERVQEKQLNMSKFPKYPVVLIIAACYKQNTPQSFEYAKKLWGEMISVGSIPLRRTATLMAALALNQGAPHLAMESVALQKQHYITIRNIRVLALAQLGRVDEALPILRGVLDVDRPDQKDKHTFFEETITKIREAVKMSDNKDVQREYEGIERALQDRQLIDKQTLDQLLTSDINVKTDKPNLPRGMPRMPYGMRQKNRNMT; encoded by the exons atgtctttgttttataattcgtTATCTAGAATAGCACCAAGTCATGGCATTCGATTAATGTTTCCATTAAGAGGTTTTCATACTACTCAAG CTCACCAATTGTACGCTTTATCATCATTGGGCATAGATGGATATTTACAGACCAGGAAAAAAATTAGAGagcaattttcaaatttttctgATAAATTTAGGATAAAAATGCAAGAATTTGTATTAGATTCCAAAAACATGATATTTactgaagatttaaaaaatatggtacATATCGCAGAGCCGACAGATTTGGATTTGGTTGTAAATATGGTTAAAAA gtTCAACACACAAAAGACAGAGTTTAGATttggttcatttgtttttgGTCCTATAGTTATGAGAATGTTCCATTTTCTTGATGCACCTAATGAAGCAGTtaag TGCTTTGAAGATCCTGATAATGATGGATTTTTCGATCAACTGGTATCATATCAGATATTACTAGACTTACTCTACAACCATCAAATGTATGATAAGATGTATGATGTCTTCGAACGGGTACAAGAAAAACAGTTGAATATGTCCAAGTTCCCTAAATATCcagttgttttaataatagcaGCTTGCTATAAACAG AACACACCCCAGAGTTTCGAGTATGCAAAGAAATTATGGGGAGAAATGATCAGTGTAGGCTCAATACCATTAAGAAGAACTGCTACCCTTATGGCTg CATTGGCTTTAAATCAAGGAGCGCCTCATTTAGCAATGGAGTCAGTGGCATTACAGaaacaacattatattaccATTAGGAATATTCGA gtTTTGGCATTGGCACAACTAGGGCGAGTAGATGAAGCTTTGCCAATATTGAGGGGAGTTTTAGACGTTGACCGTCCAGATCAGAAAGACAAACATACATTCTTTGAAGAAACA atTACTAAAATACGGGAAGCAGTGAAAATGTCAGATAATAAGGATGTACAGAGAGAATATGAAGGTATTGAAAGGGCCCTTCAAGATCGTCAATTAATTGATAAACAG aCATTAGACCAGCTGTTAACATCcgatataaatgttaaaacggATAAGCCTAATTTGCCTCGAGGTATGCCAAGAATGCCTTATGGGATGCGCCAAAAGAATAGAaatatgacataa
- the LOC124537196 gene encoding serine/threonine-protein kinase PRP4 homolog, which translates to MAERHGKYHSTRYSRTSNRRRSKDDTKCRTYESKTPPLPHRRTSMQELIKERETIRKELKHIAKLKTETQKEIRENYKKRKCEKPNQADNEKHHTDYLKSKKPRNDVTVKKTSPEHSQDYAQLDSEDEEHIIEQRRQQRKQLLEQLHTSLEKTDNTSIEENTNNEIKDVDLNKSQKSLTINQIKSAKDVTDMFSEEDFVPKNDTDNVTQDNRKESSKLNDNWDDVEGYYNVKVGDIINNNQYTIKALLGQGVFANVVKAQDSNSGSEVAIKIVRNNDLMYKTGLKEVEILKEINDADPESKYHCVKFYSNFMHKGHLCLVLEPLHMDLRSILKKYGRHHGINIKALMSYCRQLLLSLRLLKKLGIIHADIKPDNILVNEKKNILKLCDFGSATKINDNEPTPYLVSRFYRAPEIILGIPYKHGVDVWSTACTIYEMSTGKILFTGSSNNRMLKCFMDLKGKIPSRVVRKGKFKDQHFNYNNNFLLHKKDEFTGREKVVEITNITMSRDLYKELKRSSLNLPTGEEKKIIQLKDLLEKMLILDSNQRLSVTDCLKHPFIQEELQK; encoded by the coding sequence ATGGCTGAAAGGCATGGTAAATATCATTCCACAAGATACTCTAGGACCAGCAACAGAAGAAGAAGCAAAGATGATACCAAATGTCGCACATATGAAAGTAAAACACCCCCACTACCTCACAGGCGCACTAGTATGCAAGAACTGATAAAGGAACGAGAAACAATTAGAAAAGAACTTAAACATATAGCAAAACTTAAAACTGAAACTCAAAAAGAAATCAgagaaaactataaaaaacgTAAATGTGAAAAGCCTAATCAAGCCGACAATGAAAAGCATCacacagattatttaaaaagtaaaaaacctAGAAATGATGTAACAGTAAAGAAAACATCACCTGAACATAGTCAAGATTATGCTCAGTTAGATTCCGAGGATGAAGAGCATATAATTGAGCAGAGGAGACAGCAACGGAAGCAATTATTAGAACAATTACACACTTCATTGGAAAAAACAGATAATACATCCATTGAGGAAAATACCAACAATGAAATCAAGGATgtcgatttaaataaaagtcaaaagAGTCTAACAATAAACCAAATAAAGTCAGCAAAAGATGTAACGGACATGTTTTCAGAAGAGGACTTTGTTCCAAAAAATGATACAGATAATGTTACACAGGACAATAGGAAAGAAAGTTCAAAGTTAAATGATAATTGGGATGACGTTGAAGGTTATTACAATGTGAAAGTTggagatattataaataacaatcaatacACAATAAAGGCATTGCTCGGACAAGGAGTTTTTGCAAATGTTGTTAAAGCACAAGACAGTAATAGCGGTAGTGAAGTTGCAATAAAAATCGTCAGAAACAATGATCTGATGTATAAAACGGGTTTAAAAGAAGTGgagatattaaaagaaataaatgacgCCGATCCTGAAAGTAAATACCATTGtgtgaaattttattcaaatttcatGCATAAAGGACATCTTTGTCTGGTACTTGAACCACTTCATATGGATCTGAGAAGTATTCTGAAGAAATATGGCCGACACCATGGTATTAATATCAAGGCATTGATGAGCTACTGCAGACAGTTGCTTCTTTCTTTGAGACTCTTAAAGAAGCTTGGTATTATACATGCTGATATAAAACctgataatattttagttaatgaaaagaaaaatattctaaaactgTGCGATTTTGGATCTGCTACGAAAATAAACGACAATGAACCAACTCCTTACTTGGTCTCAAGGTTTTACAGAGCACCTGAAATAATATTGGGTATACCTTATAAGCATGGTGTGGATGTGTGGTCAACAGCCTGTACCATCTATGAAATGTCCACTGGAAAGATACTGTTTACTGGGAGTTCCAATAACAGAATGTTAAAATGTTTCATGGACTTAAAGGGTAAAATACCAAGTAGAGTGGTAAGGAAAGGAAAATTCAAGGatcaacattttaattacaacaacaatttTCTTTTACACAAAAAAGATGAATTCACGGGAAGAGAAAAGGTTGTAGAAATAACTAACATTACAATGTCAAGAGATTTGTATAAAGAGTTAAAGAGAAGTTCTTTAAATCTACCGACTGGTGAAGAAAAAAAGATAATACAGTTAAAAGATTTACttgaaaaaatgttaatattggATTCAAATCAAAGACTATCCGTTACAGACTGTTTAAAACATCCATTTATACAAgaagaattacaaaaatga